A section of the Apodemus sylvaticus chromosome 10, mApoSyl1.1, whole genome shotgun sequence genome encodes:
- the Krtap29-1 gene encoding keratin-associated protein 29-1 yields the protein MADSCCSGNSTAVPAAPTISTSSKGGCLRNTIRLPSSCRCRTWQLVTHQENRQGPDSAPVNSEPVSRPSTCFPETSCVGFVCQPIGSQAACCASDSGGTPHSAASCQPSCLESAGCHTLCCENSFCCQSSCQESACTSGSCQTACGPSASCDDGSCQPSCFETTSCDETPCLPASCEAGSCQPTSCQGGSCQPTEGEGQLCQSVYYQPICYVLTSCQSAPCMPVSCQPLACMCSCRQTCCAPSPCQPCHCQTTPIISFICQPVAPCQSPCFVKSSGKSASCVMISGQSICGGPTLDQSGCQSPSFQPPCCVTGLGKPSSSGPGCCPLTSPDICQAGTCGPTS from the coding sequence ATGGCAGACAGTTGCTGTTCCGGAAACTCCACAGCTGTTCCAGCTGCGCCCACCATCTCCACAAGCTCCAAAGGTGGCTGCCTTAGAAATACGATCCGTTTACCCAGTTCCTGCCGATGTAGGACGTGGCAATTGGTTACCCACCAAGAAAACCGTCAAGGACCCGACAGTGCCCCAGTTAACTCTGAACCTGTTTCTCGTCCATCAACCTGCTTTCCAGAAACTTCCTGTGTGGGTTTTGTTTGCCAACCCATAGGTTCACAAGCAGCCTGCTGTGCATCTGACTCCGGAGGGACTCCTCATTCTGCTGCCTCATGCCAGCCCTCCTGTCTGGAATCTGCCGGTTGTCACACGCTGTGCTGTGAGAACAGCTTCTGCTGCCAGAGCTCctgccaggagtctgcctgcacaTCAGGGTCATGCCAGACAGCATGTGGCCCATCCGCTTCCTGTGATGATGGATCCTGTCAGCCATCCTGCTTTGAAACAACATCCTGTGATGAGACCCCGTGTCTACCTGCTAGCTGTGAGGCTGGCTCGTGCCAACCAACCAGCTGCCAAGGAGGGTCATGTCAACCCACCGAAGGTGAAGGTCAACTCTGTCAGTCAGTTTATTACCAACCTATTTGCTATGTTCTTACGTCCTGCCAGTCAGCtccctgcatgcctgtctcctgccAGCCATTAGCTTGTATGTGTTCTTGCAGGCAAACTTGCTGTGCGCCTTCCCCTTGCCAGCCATGTCACTGTCAAACAACGCCTATCATCTCCTTCATCTGCCAACCAGTGGCTCCCTGCCAGTCCCCTTGTTTTGTAAAGAGCAGCGGTAAATCAGCATCATGTGTTATGATTTCTGGCCAATCAATTTGTGGTGGACCCACTCTCGATCAGAGTGGCTGCCAATCTCCTTCCTTCCAGCCCCCGTGCTGTGTGACTGGTTTAGGCAAACCTTCCAGCAGTGGTCCCGGTTGCTGTCCACTGACTTCTCCGGACATATGCCAAGCGGGCACCTGTGGGCCCACTTCCTGA
- the LOC127693799 gene encoding keratin-associated protein 17-1, protein MGCCPGDCLNCCSQEQDCCEECCCQQGCCGCCGGCCGSCCGCGGSGCGSSCCGSGCGSGCGGCGSSCCGSGCGSGCGGCGGSCCGSGCCGGGCCGPVCCQPTPVCETK, encoded by the coding sequence ATGGGATGCTGCCCGGGAGACTGCCTCAATTGCTGCTCCCAGGAACAAGACTGCTGTGAGGAGTGCTGCTGCCAGCagggctgctgtggctgctgtggcGGCTGCTGTGGCTCCTGCTGTGGCTGCGGAGGCTCTGGCTGCGGATCTAGCTGCTGTGGGTCTGGCTGCGGCTCTGGCTGCGGAGGCTGCGGGTCTAGCTGCTGTGGCTCCGGCTGCGGCTCTGGCTGCGGAGGCTGTGGAGGCAGCTGCTGCGGCTCCGGGTGCTGTGGCGGCGGGTGCTGTGGTCCAGTGTGCTGTCAGCCCACACCCGTGTGCGAGACGAAATGA
- the LOC127693378 gene encoding keratin-associated protein 16-1, whose translation MSGCCCSRKCPSLPAISLCSTEVSCGGPICLPSSCRSQTWQLVTCEDSCGSSGCGSQCCQPSCSVSSCCQPVCCGAAICEPSCSVSSCAQPVCCEATVCEPSCSVGGCCQPVCCEATVCEPSCSMNTCAQPVCCEATMCQPSCSVSSCQPVCCETASCQPLLCLPVSCQPVICEPSCCSAVCTVPASCQAMICEPVVCEPACCQPVCPTPSCCPSVCSAASSCQPVGCESTPCEPPCSETSACQPSACMTLVCEPVCLRPVCSVQGPCEPPCVSSSCQDSSCCVSSICQPVCPEPSPCLPSVCVPTPCQPSCYIVKRCHSVCCEPVSCPSPSCQPACCRPGSSASAICQPACPPRTFYIPSSCKPPCSPVSCRPICRPICSGPITFRQPYVTSITYRPACYRSCYSILRRPTCLASYSYRPVCSRQPCTDSDNDKSDCKNPTSSQPDCADTTPGKTEVSDDTPCQPSEIKPASPITREAVAPQPAASKPADR comes from the coding sequence ATGTCTGGCTGCTGTTGTTCTAGGAAATGCCCCTCCCTGCCTgccatctctctctgctctacTGAGGTGAGCTGTGGAGGACCTATCTGCCTACCCAGTTCCTGCCGGAGCCAGACATGGCAGCTGGTGACTTGTGAGGACAGCTGTGGGTCATCCGGCTGTGGCTCACAATGCTGCCAGCCTTCGTGTTCTGTGAGCAGTTGCTGCCAGCCAGTGTGCTGTGGGGCGGCCATTTGTGAGCCCTCCTGTTCTGTGAGCAGCTGTGCTCAACCTGTGTGCTGCGAGGCCACCGTCTGTGAGCCTTCCTGCTCTGTGGGTGGTTGCTGTCAACCTGTGTGCTGCGAGGCCACCGTCTGTGAGCCTTCCTGCTCCATGAACACCTGTGCCCAACCTGTGTGTTGTGAGGCCACCATGTGCCAGCCTTCTTGTTCTGTGAGCAGCTGCCAGCCCGTGTGTTGTGAGACTGCATCCTGCCAGCCTCTCCTCTGCTTGCCCGTCTCCTGCCAGCCAGTGATCTGTGAGCCCAGCTGCTGCTCAGCTGTTTGCACTGTGCCTGCTTCCTGCCAAGCCATGATCTGTGAGCCTGTGGTTTGTGAGCCTGCTTGCTGCCAGCCGGTGTGCCCAACACCTAGCTGCTGTCCATCTGTCTGCTCTGCAGCCAGTAGCTGCCAGCCAGTCGGCTGTGAGTCCACTCCCTGTGAGCCACCCTGCTCAGAGACCAGTGCTTGTCAGCCATCTGCCTGTATGACTCTGGTGTGTGAGCCTGTTTGTCTCCGTCCTGTCTGCTCTGTCCAGGGcccttgtgagccaccatgtgtctCTAGCAGCTGCCAAGACTCCTCATGCTGTGTCTCCAGTATCTGCCAACCTGTCTGCCCTGAGCCCAGTCCTTGCTTGCCATCGGTGTGTGTGCCCACTCCATGCCAACCTTCCTGCTACATAGTCAAACGATGCCATTCTGTCTGTTGTGAGCCTGTTTCCTGCCCATCTCCTTCTTGCCAACCTGCTTGCTGCCGTCCGGGGTCTTCTGCATCTGCCATCTGCCAACCGGCTTGCCCTCCTCGGACTTTCTACATACCTAGTTCCTGCAAGCCGCCTTGCAGTCCAGTTTCGTGCCGCCCTATCTGCCGCCCCATCTGTTCTGGACCCATCACCTTCAGGCAGCCATATGTGACATCCATCACTTACCGCCCTGCCTGCTACCGCTCCTGCTATTCCATACTCCGCCGCCCGACCTGCTTAGCTTCTTACTCCTACCGTCCTGTCTGCTCTCGCCAGCCTTGCACTGATTCTGACAATGACAAGTCTGATTGCAAAAATCCAACTTCCAGTCAGCCCGACTGTGCTGACACAACACCCGGCAAGACAGAGGTCTCAGATGATACTCCCTGCCAGCCCTCTGAGATCAAACCCGCCAGCCCCATCACCCGTGAAGCTGTAGCACCCCAGCCTGCTGCCAGCAAGCCTGCTGACCGCTGA